The proteins below come from a single Zea mays cultivar B73 chromosome 8, Zm-B73-REFERENCE-NAM-5.0, whole genome shotgun sequence genomic window:
- the LOC542578 gene encoding 2,3-bisphosphoglycerate-independent phosphoglycerate mutase isoform X2, translated as MGNSEVGHNALGAGRIFAQGAKLVDQALASGKIYDGDGFNYIKESFESGTLHLIGLLSDGGVHSRLDQLQLLLKGVSERGAKKIRVHILTDGRDVLDGSSIGFVETLENDLLELRAKGVDAQIASGGGRMYVTMDRYENDWDVVKRGWDAQVLGEAPYKFKSALEAVKTLRAQPKANDQYLPPFVIVDDSGNAVGPVLDGDAVVTINFRADRMVMLAKALEYADFDNFDRVRVPKIRYAGMLQYDGELKLPSRYLVSPPEIDRTSGEYLVKNGIRTFACSETVKFGHVTFFWNGNRSGYFDATKEEYVEVPSDSGITFNVAPNMKALEIAEKARDALLSGKFDQVRVNLPNGDMVGHTGDIEATVVACKAADEAVKIILDAVEQVGGIYLVTADHGNAEDMVKRNKSGKPLLDKNDRIQILTSHTLQPVPVAIGGPGLHPGVKFRNDIQTPGLANVAATVMNLHGFEAPADYEQTLIEVADN; from the exons ATGGGCAACAGTGAAGTTGGTCACAATGCACTTGGTGCTGGTCGAATTTTCGCCCAAGG TGCTAAGCTTGTCGATCAAGCTCTTGCCTCCGGAAAGATTTATGATGGAGATGGGTTCAACTACATCAAAGAATCTTTTGAAAGTGGTACTCTTCACCTTATTGGGTTGTTGAGTGATGGTGGTGTCCACTCCCGTCTTGATCAACTGCAG TTACTTCTGAAAGGTGTCAGTGAGAGAGGGGCGAAAAAAATCCGTGTGCACATCCTTACTGATGGACGTGATGTTTTGGATGGAAGCAGTATTGGTTTCGTGGAGACCCTAGAGAATGATCTTTTGGAGCTTAGAGCGAAGGGTGTTGATGCACAAATTGCATCTGGTGGTGGAAGGATGTATGTTACGATGGACCGTTATGAG AATGACTGGGATGTGGTTAAACGTGGTTGGGATGCCCAAGTGCTTGGAGAAGCACCCTACAAATTCAAAAGTGCACTTGAGGCTGTGAAAACACTGAGAGCACAGCCCAAAGCCAATGATCAGTACTTGCCCCCATTTGTGATAGTTGATGACAGTGGCAATGCTGTTGGGCCTGTATTAGATGGTGATGCAGTTGTCACTATCAACTTCCGAGCTGATCGCATGGTTATGCTTGCGAAAGCACTAGAGTATGCAGATTTTGACAACTTTGACCGTGTTCGTGTCCCCAAAATCCGATATGCTGGGATGCTTCAGTATGATGGTGAGTTGAAGCTTCCAAGCCGTTACCTTGTTTCCCCACCAGAGATAGATAGAACATCTGGGGAGTACTTGGTGAAGAATGGCATCCGCACCTTTGCTTGCAG TGAGACAGTTAAATTTGGCCATGTCACATTTTTCTGGAACGGTAACCGTTCGGGATACTTTGATGCAACTAAGGAGGAGTATGTAGAAGTACCTAGTGACAGTGGTATTACATTCAATGTTGCACCCAATATGAAGGCGCTTGAAATTGCTGAGAAAGCCAGGGATGCTCTCCTAAGTGGAAAGTTTGACCAG GTACGTGTCAACCTGCCAAATGGTGACATGGTTGGTCACACTGGTGATATTGAGGCCACCGTAGTTGCTTGCAAGGCAGCTGATGAAGCTGTTAAG ATTATTTTGGATGCTGTCGAGCAAGTTGGTGGTATTTACCTTGTTACCGCCGATCATGGCAATGCTGAGGATATGGTGAAAAGGAACAAGTCTGGCAAGCCGTTGCTCGACAAGAATGACCGTATCCAGATTCTTACCTCGCATACCCTTCAGCCG GTCCCGGTTGCCATTGGAGGCCCTGGCCTTCACCCTGGAGTGAAATTCCGGAACGACATCCAAACCCCTGGGCTCGCCAACGTAGCCGCAACCGTGATGAACCTCCACGGATTTGAGGCTCCTGCTGACTACGAGCAAACCCTCATTGAAGTGGCTGACAACTAA
- the LOC542578 gene encoding 2,3-bisphosphoglycerate-independent phosphoglycerate mutase isoform X1 codes for MGSSGFSWTLPDHPKLPKGKPVAVVVLDGWGEANPDQYNCIHVAQTPVMDSLKNGAPEKWRLVKAHGTAVGLPSDDDMGNSEVGHNALGAGRIFAQGAKLVDQALASGKIYDGDGFNYIKESFESGTLHLIGLLSDGGVHSRLDQLQLLLKGVSERGAKKIRVHILTDGRDVLDGSSIGFVETLENDLLELRAKGVDAQIASGGGRMYVTMDRYENDWDVVKRGWDAQVLGEAPYKFKSALEAVKTLRAQPKANDQYLPPFVIVDDSGNAVGPVLDGDAVVTINFRADRMVMLAKALEYADFDNFDRVRVPKIRYAGMLQYDGELKLPSRYLVSPPEIDRTSGEYLVKNGIRTFACSETVKFGHVTFFWNGNRSGYFDATKEEYVEVPSDSGITFNVAPNMKALEIAEKARDALLSGKFDQVRVNLPNGDMVGHTGDIEATVVACKAADEAVKIILDAVEQVGGIYLVTADHGNAEDMVKRNKSGKPLLDKNDRIQILTSHTLQPVPVAIGGPGLHPGVKFRNDIQTPGLANVAATVMNLHGFEAPADYEQTLIEVADN; via the exons ATGGGGAGCTCAGGGTTCTCGTGGACGCTTCCGGACCACCCCAAGCTCCCCAAGGGGAAACCGGTGGCTGTCGTCGTGCTGGACGGATGGGGCGAGGCCAACCCCGACCAGTACAACTGCATCCATGTCGCTCAGACTCCTGTCATGGACTCGCTAAAGAAT GGCGCTCCTGAGAAATGGAGACTAGTGAAGGCTCATGGAACAGCTGTGGGCCTCCCATCTGATGATGACATGGGCAACAGTGAAGTTGGTCACAATGCACTTGGTGCTGGTCGAATTTTCGCCCAAGG TGCTAAGCTTGTCGATCAAGCTCTTGCCTCCGGAAAGATTTATGATGGAGATGGGTTCAACTACATCAAAGAATCTTTTGAAAGTGGTACTCTTCACCTTATTGGGTTGTTGAGTGATGGTGGTGTCCACTCCCGTCTTGATCAACTGCAG TTACTTCTGAAAGGTGTCAGTGAGAGAGGGGCGAAAAAAATCCGTGTGCACATCCTTACTGATGGACGTGATGTTTTGGATGGAAGCAGTATTGGTTTCGTGGAGACCCTAGAGAATGATCTTTTGGAGCTTAGAGCGAAGGGTGTTGATGCACAAATTGCATCTGGTGGTGGAAGGATGTATGTTACGATGGACCGTTATGAG AATGACTGGGATGTGGTTAAACGTGGTTGGGATGCCCAAGTGCTTGGAGAAGCACCCTACAAATTCAAAAGTGCACTTGAGGCTGTGAAAACACTGAGAGCACAGCCCAAAGCCAATGATCAGTACTTGCCCCCATTTGTGATAGTTGATGACAGTGGCAATGCTGTTGGGCCTGTATTAGATGGTGATGCAGTTGTCACTATCAACTTCCGAGCTGATCGCATGGTTATGCTTGCGAAAGCACTAGAGTATGCAGATTTTGACAACTTTGACCGTGTTCGTGTCCCCAAAATCCGATATGCTGGGATGCTTCAGTATGATGGTGAGTTGAAGCTTCCAAGCCGTTACCTTGTTTCCCCACCAGAGATAGATAGAACATCTGGGGAGTACTTGGTGAAGAATGGCATCCGCACCTTTGCTTGCAG TGAGACAGTTAAATTTGGCCATGTCACATTTTTCTGGAACGGTAACCGTTCGGGATACTTTGATGCAACTAAGGAGGAGTATGTAGAAGTACCTAGTGACAGTGGTATTACATTCAATGTTGCACCCAATATGAAGGCGCTTGAAATTGCTGAGAAAGCCAGGGATGCTCTCCTAAGTGGAAAGTTTGACCAG GTACGTGTCAACCTGCCAAATGGTGACATGGTTGGTCACACTGGTGATATTGAGGCCACCGTAGTTGCTTGCAAGGCAGCTGATGAAGCTGTTAAG ATTATTTTGGATGCTGTCGAGCAAGTTGGTGGTATTTACCTTGTTACCGCCGATCATGGCAATGCTGAGGATATGGTGAAAAGGAACAAGTCTGGCAAGCCGTTGCTCGACAAGAATGACCGTATCCAGATTCTTACCTCGCATACCCTTCAGCCG GTCCCGGTTGCCATTGGAGGCCCTGGCCTTCACCCTGGAGTGAAATTCCGGAACGACATCCAAACCCCTGGGCTCGCCAACGTAGCCGCAACCGTGATGAACCTCCACGGATTTGAGGCTCCTGCTGACTACGAGCAAACCCTCATTGAAGTGGCTGACAACTAA
- the LOC542578 gene encoding 2,3-bisphosphoglycerate-independent phosphoglycerate mutase (The RefSeq protein has 1 substitution compared to this genomic sequence) codes for MGSSGFSWTLPDHPKLPKGKSVAVVVLDGWGEANPDQYNCIHVAQTPVMDSLKNGAPEKWRLVKAHGTAVGLPSDDDMGNSEVGHNALGAGRIFAQGAKLVDQALASGKIYDGDGFNYIKESFESGTLHLIGLLSDGGVHSRLDQLQLLLKGVSERGAKKIRVHILTDGRDVLDGSSIGFVETLENDLLELRAKGVDAQIASGGGRMYVTMDRYENDWDVVKRGWDAQVLGEAPYKFKSALEAVKTLRAQPKANDQYLPPFVIVDDSGNAVGPVLDGDAVVTINFRADRMVMLAKALEYADFDNFDRVRVPKIRYAGMLQYDGELKLPSRYLVSPPEIDRTSGEYLVKNGIRTFACSETVKFGHVTFFWNGNRSGYFDATKEEYVEVPSDSGITFNVAPNMKALEIAEKARDALLSGKFDQVRVNLPNGDMVGHTGDIEATVVACKAADEAVKIILDAVEQVGGIYLVTADHGNAEDMVKRNKSGKPLLDKNDRIQILTSHTLQPVPVAIGGPGLHPGVKFRNDIQTPGLANVAATVMNLHGFEAPADYEQTLIEVADN; via the exons ATGGGGAGCTCAGGGTTCTCGTGGACGCTTCCGGACCACCCCAAGCTCCCCAAGGGGAAACCGGTGGCTGTCGTCGTGCTGGACGGATGGGGCGAGGCCAACCCCGACCAGTACAACTGCATCCATGTCGCTCAGACTCCTGTCATGGACTCGCTAAAGAAT GGCGCTCCTGAGAAATGGAGACTAGTGAAGGCTCATGGAACAGCTGTGGGCCTCCCATCTGATGATGACATGGGCAACAGTGAAGTTGGTCACAATGCACTTGGTGCTGGTCGAATTTTCGCCCAAGG TGCTAAGCTTGTCGATCAAGCTCTTGCCTCCGGAAAGATTTATGATGGAGATGGGTTCAACTACATCAAAGAATCTTTTGAAAGTGGTACTCTTCACCTTATTGGGTTGTTGAGTGATGGTGGTGTCCACTCCCGTCTTGATCAACTGCAG TTACTTCTGAAAGGTGTCAGTGAGAGAGGGGCGAAAAAAATCCGTGTGCACATCCTTACTGATGGACGTGATGTTTTGGATGGAAGCAGTATTGGTTTCGTGGAGACCCTAGAGAATGATCTTTTGGAGCTTAGAGCGAAGGGTGTTGATGCACAAATTGCATCTGGTGGTGGAAGGATGTATGTTACGATGGACCGTTATGAG AATGACTGGGATGTGGTTAAACGTGGTTGGGATGCCCAAGTGCTTGGAGAAGCACCCTACAAATTCAAAAGTGCACTTGAGGCTGTGAAAACACTGAGAGCACAGCCCAAAGCCAATGATCAGTACTTGCCCCCATTTGTGATAGTTGATGACAGTGGCAATGCTGTTGGGCCTGTATTAGATGGTGATGCAGTTGTCACTATCAACTTCCGAGCTGATCGCATGGTTATGCTTGCGAAAGCACTAGAGTATGCAGATTTTGACAACTTTGACCGTGTTCGTGTCCCCAAAATCCGATATGCTGGGATGCTTCAGTATGATGGTGAGTTGAAGCTTCCAAGCCGTTACCTTGTTTCCCCACCAGAGATAGATAGAACATCTGGGGAGTACTTGGTGAAGAATGGCATCCGCACCTTTGCTTGCAG TGAGACAGTTAAATTTGGCCATGTCACATTTTTCTGGAACGGTAACCGTTCGGGATACTTTGATGCAACTAAGGAGGAGTATGTAGAAGTACCTAGTGACAGTGGTATTACATTCAATGTTGCACCCAATATGAAGGCGCTTGAAATTGCTGAGAAAGCCAGGGATGCTCTCCTAAGTGGAAAGTTTGACCAG GTACGTGTCAACCTGCCAAATGGTGACATGGTTGGTCACACTGGTGATATTGAGGCCACCGTAGTTGCTTGCAAGGCAGCTGATGAAGCTGTTAAG ATTATTTTGGATGCTGTCGAGCAAGTTGGTGGTATTTACCTTGTTACCGCCGATCATGGCAATGCTGAGGATATGGTGAAAAGGAACAAGTCTGGCAAGCCGTTGCTCGACAAGAATGACCGTATCCAGATTCTTACCTCGCATACCCTTCAGCCG GTCCCGGTTGCCATTGGAGGCCCTGGCCTTCACCCTGGAGTGAAATTCCGGAACGACATCCAAACCCCTGGGCTCGCCAACGTAGCCGCAACCGTGATGAACCTCCACGGATTTGAGGCTCCTGCTGACTACGAGCAAACCCTCATTGAAGTGGCTGACAACTAA
- the LOC103636557 gene encoding protein LURP-one-related 8: MAKVHPDRHPNVLPPSPAEEKEEEATSLTVWRKSLLFNCRGYTVFDGRGDLAYRVDSYDDAGADAGAVLMDPAGRPAFTVARRSRLLGLLSGQQRLIYAGEDTRRPAVYAVVRRRGKATARVTPCAAAGAAYEVEGSYARRRCVVYDAERRVVVAEVRPKEAVVGTDVFRLVVRPGFDVSLAMAVVVALDQLFGGRPSLLRSWSTM; the protein is encoded by the coding sequence ATGGCGAAGGTCCACCCGGACCGCCACCCCAAcgtgctgccgccgtcgccggctgaggagaaggaggaggaggcgACGTCGCTGACGGTGTGGCGCAAGTCGCTGCTGTTCAACTGCAGGGGGTACACGGTGTTCGACGGCAGGGGCGACCTGGCCTACCGCGTCGACAGCTACGACGACGCCGGGGCCGACGCCGGGGCCGTGCTCATGGACCCCGCCGGCCGCCCGGCCTTCACGGTGGCGCGCCGGAGCCGCCTCCTCGGCCTGCTGTCCGGCCAGCAGCGGCTCATCTACGCGGGCGAGGACACGCGGCGGCCCGCGGTGTACGCCGTCGTCAGGCGCCGCGGCAAGGCGACGGCGCGCGTGACGCCGTGCGCTGCTGCAGGCGCCGCGTACGAGGTGGAGGGGTCCTACGCGCGCCGCCGCTGCGTGGTGTACGACGCCGAGCGGCGGGTCGTTGTGGCGGAGGTGCGGCCCAAGGAGGCGGTCGTCGGCACGGACGTGTTCCGACTGGTGGTGCGGCCCGGGTTCGACGTGTCGCTCGCCATGGCCGTGGTGGTGGCGCTGGACCAGCTGTTTGGGGGGAGGCCGTCGCTCCTCAGGAGCTGGTCCACGATGTAG
- the LOC103636558 gene encoding cation/H(+) antiporter 15: protein MDATPITEELPPNITEQMRNATTLPKASSTVVCYSPMMITTNGIWQGFNPLEFSLPLFILQTAVIVVTTRLLVLVLRPFRQPRVIAEILSGVLLGPSVLGQIETWATMVFPMRSLLTLETVAHLGLLYFLFLVGLEMDIDVIRRSGKKALFVALAGMALPFCMGIATSFIFRHQVSRNVHQASFLLFLGVALSVTAFPVLARILAEIKLLGTDLGQIAMSAAIVNDMCAWILLAIAIAISEVSSAALSSTWVLLSGALFVLFCFYVVRPGMWWLIRRTPEGEGISDMQVSLILTGVMLAGVCTDAIGIHSVFGAFVYGLVIPTGPLGVVLIEKIEDFVTGLLLPLFFAISGLRTNVRKIRDPVTVGLLVLVFVMASFAKIMGTIIIAALYTMPFREGIALGFLMNTRGLVEMIVLNIGRDKEVLDDESFAVMVLVSVAMTTLVTPVVTSVYRPSRRLVGYKRRNLQRIRHDSELRMLACVHTTRNVPSVLSLLELSNPNKRSPIFIYALHLVELTGRASNMLAAAAASASKQSRGGSGSSLPPVTEHIFNAFENYERLTGGVSIQTLAAVSPYQSMHEDVSVLAEDKHVSLIVVPFHKQQTVDGGMEPINPHVRGFNESLLSTSPCSVAILVDRGLSAAAARMATEHHVALFFFGGPDDREALAYAWRMVEHPGVTLSIVRFVPPDYRARTVSCSAYRPPADSDSRAITINTEGKSELEMDEDYLSEFRARNHGNIAITYATRTVANSEETVAAIRAMDNNLQELYIVGRRPGEVRSPMTAALEEWMENPELGPIGDMLVSSDFSMSVSVLVVQQYVVAAAPAPVPAPAASSDPVRQYVSNANQRAAAAASGAYRTSAASAANSRWSGSGGTVGF from the exons ATGGACGCCACGCCGATCACCGAAGAGCTGCCGCCCAACATCACGGAGCAGATGCGCAACGCGACGACGctgcccaaggcgtccagcaccgtGGTGTGCTACTCGCCCATGATGATAACCACCAACGGCATCTGGCAAGGGTTCAACCCGCTCGAGTTCTCCCTCCCGCTCTTCATCCTCCAGACGGCCGTCATCGTCGTCACCACCCGCTTGCTCGTCCTTGTGCTCAGGCCCTTCCGCCAGCCCCGCGTCATCGCTGAGATCCTC TCCGGCGTGCTGCTGGGCCCGTCGGTGTTGGGGCAGATAGAGACCTGGGCGACCATGGTGTTCCCGATGCGCAGCCTGCTCACGCTGGAGACGGTGGCGCACCTCGGCCTCCTCTATTTCCTCTTCCTGGTCGGCCTGGAGATGGACATCGACGTGATCCGGCGGTCGGGCAAGAAGGCGCTGTTCGTCGCCTTAGCGGGCATGGCGCTGCCGTTCTGCATGGGCATCGCCACGTCCTTCATCTTCCGGCACCAGGTGTCGCGGAACGTGCACCAGGCGTCCTTCCTCCTCTTCCTCGGCGTCGCGCTCTCCGTCACGGCGTTCCCGGTGCTCGCCCGAATCCTCGCCGAGATCAAGCTGCTCGGCACCGACCTCGGCCAGATCGCCATGTCCGCCGCCATCGTCAACGACATGTGCGCGTGGATCCTGCTCGCCATCGCCATCGCCATCTCGGAGGTGAGCAGCGCCGCGCTGTCGTCCACGTGGGTGCTCCTCTCCGGGGCGCTCTTCGTCCTCTTCTGCTTCTACGTCGTGCGCCCCGGCATGTGGTGGCTCATCCGCCgcacccccgagggcgagggcatcAGCGACATGCAGGTCTCCCTCATCCTCACCGGCGTCATGCTCGCCGGCGTGTGCACCGACGCCATCGGCATACACTCTGTCTTCGGCGCCTTCGTGTACGGGCTGGTCATTCCGACCGGGCCGCTCGGCGTGGTGCTGATCGAGAAGATCGAGGACTTCGTCACCGGCCTGCTCCTGCCGCTCTTCTTCGCCATCAGCGGCCTGCGCACCAACGTCCGGAAGATTAGGGACCCCGTCACTGTTGGCCTTCTCGTGCTCGTGTTCGTCATGGCCAGCTTTGCAAAGATCATGGGCACCATCATCATCGCCGCGCTCTACACCATGCCGTTTCGCGAGGGCATCGCCCTCGGCTTCCTCATGAACACCAGGGGCCTCGTGGAAATGATCGTGCTCAACATTGGAAGAGACAAAGAG GTGTTGGATGACGAGTcgtttgcggtgatggtgctggtGTCGGTGGCCATGACAACCCTGGTGACGCCGGTGGTGACCAGCGTGTACCGGCCGTCCCGGCGCCTCGTCGGCTACAAGCGGCGGAACCTGCAGCGCATCCGGCACGACAGCGAGCTCCGCATGCTGGCCTGCGTGCACACCACCCGCAACGTGCCGTCCGTGCTGTCGCTGCTCGAGCTCTCGAACCCAAACAAGCGCTCACCGATCTTCATCTACGCGCTCCACCTCGTCGAGCTCACGGGACGTGCGTCCAACAtgctcgccgccgccgcggccTCCGCCTCCAAGCAGAGCCGGGGCGGATCGGGATCCTCCCTGCCCCCCGTGACGGAGCACATCTTCAACGCCTTCGAGAACTACGAGAGGCTCACTG GAGGCGTGTCCATCCAGACGCTCGCGGCGGTGTCCCCGTACCAAAGCATGCACGAGGACGTGTCCGTGCTCGCCGAGGACAAGCACGTCTCGCTAATCGTGGTCCCGTTCCACAAGCAGCAGACGGTGGACGGCGGCATGGAGCCGATCAACCCGCACGTCCGCGGCTTCAACGAGAGCCTCCTCTCCACGTCCCCGTGCTCCGTCGCCATCCTCGTCGACCGCGGGCTCAGCGCCGCGGCGGCGCGGATGGCCACCGAGCACCACGTAGCGCTCTTCTTCTTCGGCGGGCCCGACGACCGCGAGGCGCTCGCGTACGCGTGGAGGATGGTCGAGCACCCCGGCGTCACCCTCAGCATCGTGCGGTTCGTCCCGCCGGACTACCGGGCGCGGACCGTCTCTTGCTCGGCTTACCGCCCGCCGGCCGACTCGGACTCGCGCGCCATCACCATCAACACGGAGGGCAAGAGCGAGCTGGAGATGGACGAGGACTACCTCAGCGAGTTCCGGGCGCGCAACCAcggcaacatcgccatcacctacGCCACCAGGACGGTGGCCAACAGCGAGGAAACGGTGGCGGCCATACGGGCCATGGACAACAACCTGCAAGAGCTGTACATCGTGGGCCGGCGCCCCGGCGAGGTCAGGTCGCCGATGACGGCGGCGCTGGAGGAGTGGATGGAGAACCCGGAGCTGGGGCCCATCGGCGACATGCTCGTGTCGTCCGACTTCTCCATGTCAGTGTCGGTGCTGGTGGTGCAGCAGTACGTGGTGGCCGCAGCGCCCGCCCCCGTCCCCGCGCCGGCAGCGAGCAGCGACCCCGTGCGCCAGTACGTGAGCAACGCTAACcaacgggcggcggcggcggcgtccggGGCATACCGGACGAGTGCGGCGTCAGCAGCCAATAGCAGGTGGTCTGGCTCTGGTGGCACCGTAGGCTTCTGA